A single Populus alba chromosome 7, ASM523922v2, whole genome shotgun sequence DNA region contains:
- the LOC118047853 gene encoding uncharacterized protein isoform X1 — MWHEARRSEKKVHDMMDAARKRAQRRAVFLAKRRGDPMQSIQLIGNRSRMYRDDGLYQATHDQQGLIPWNGKQDVLIDRFDGRALLDFIRESGTRRALQKSEEEEELEEFVNFERYRDLIKHRRRGFTDDEGLQHVYQELEAKFTTPFASDSNSQTQQPPASKGPYSQVGFSYDGDGKEETHFSDGDDSESEDEDDDDDEDFNSDDSNDEGMETIAKEFGVKRYGWLVYMDKKAKEEEKRQKEVIKGDPAIRKMSRKERRKASQIEREREREAARITGTRALHHDPYRESRRSPTYEAYSRSRRSRSTSRSYSPSHSRRYTRGGHLDEIHHSKSRTPKIEYITEFGGSYDRDEPKLGGYSPPLSPPSQADVLNRPSSGHILEALHIDPASGVSPDNDKSTKVSKPAVSASSGLAKLAKASTSGGPLKQQQGEKKETPQERLKRIMSKQLNKQIKKDTATEMAKKREQERHRQEKLAETNQLSRYRHRSHSRSRSPPRRHRSSRSPSRSSRRYHSRSRSPSRSRTRTRSRSRSHSYSRSPRVRSRSRY; from the exons ATGTGGCACGAAGCAAGAAGATCAGAGAAGAAAGTACACGACATGATGGACGCAGCTCGAAAGAGAGCACAACGACGAGCCGTCTTTTTGGCCAAGAGAAGAGGCGATCCAATGCAATCCATTCAACTTATTGGCAATCGATCTCGCATGTATCGTGACGATGGTCTCTATCAAGCCACACATGACCAGCAAGGCCT GATACCTTGGAATGGAAAGCAGGATGTTCTTATTGACAG ATTTGATGGCCGTGCTTTACTTGATTTTATACGGGAGTCTGGGACCCGACGGGCCCTGCAGAAAtcggaagaagaagaagaacttgAAGAGTTTGTTAATTTTGAGCGTTATCGGGATTTAATTAAGCATCGACGTAGAGGAT TTACTGATGATGAGGGTTTGCAGCATGTATATCAAGAGCTTGAGGCAAAGTTTACCACTCCGTTTGCTTCAGACAG TAATTCTCAGACACAACAACCTCCCGCTAGCAAAGGTCCTTATTCCCAAGTTGGGTTTTCTTATGATGGGGATGGAAAAGAGGAAACACATTTTTCAGATGGTGATGACAGTGAAagtgaagatgaagatgatgacgatgatgaagATTTTAATAGCGATGACAGCAATGATGAAGGAATGGAAACAATAGCAAAAGAATTTGGAGTGAAAAGGTATGGCTGGCTTGTTTACATGGATAAAAaggcaaaagaagaagagaaaagacaGAAGGAAGTTATCAAAGGCGATCCTGCAATT AGGAAAATGAGTCGCAAGGAAAGAAGGAAAGCTTCTCAGATAGaaagggaaagagagagagaagctgcTAGAATAACAGGAACAAGAGCGCTGCATCATGATCCCTACCG TGAATCTAGACGAAGTCCAACTTATGAAGCTTATTCTCGCTCCAGAAG GTCGAGATCCACATCACGCTCATATTCACCATCACATTCTAGGCGTTATACTCGTGGAGGGCATCTTGATGAAATTCACCATAGTAAATCAAGGACTCCTAAGATAGAATACATCACCGAATTTGGGGGCTCTTATGACAGGGACGAGCCAAAGCTTGGAGGATATTCTCCACCACTATCTCCTCCATCACAGGCTGATGTGCTGAACCG GCCGTCATCTGGTCACATACTTGAGGCATTGCATATTGATCCTGCATCTGGTGTATCCCCTGATAATGATAAGAGCACAAAAGTATCAAAACCAGCAGTAAG CGCATCATCTGGATTAGCAAAATTAGCGAAGGCAAGTACTTCTGGGGGTCCTTTGAAGCAGCaacaaggagagaaaaaagaaactcCTCAGGAGAGACTCAAAAGGATAATGAGCAAGCAGCTAAACAAACAAA TAAAAAAAGATACTGCTACTGAAATGGCCAAGAAACGAGAGCAGGAGCGCCATAGGCAAGAGAAACTTGCAGAAACAAATCAATTGAGTCGATATAGACATCGCAGCCATAGCAGGAGTCGTTCTCCGCCAAG AAGACACAGGTCCAGTAGAAGTCCAAGTAGAAGCTCTCGAAGATATCATTCCCGCTCCCGCTCTCCATCCCGGTCCCGAACACGCACCCGCTCCCGCTCCCGCTCACACTCTTATTCCCGCTCACCAAG GGTAAGAAGCCGATCAAGATACTGA
- the LOC118047853 gene encoding uncharacterized protein isoform X2: MWHEARRSEKKVHDMMDAARKRAQRRAVFLAKRRGDPMQSIQLIGNRSRMYRDDGLYQATHDQQGLIPWNGKQDVLIDRFDGRALLDFIRESGTRRALQKSEEEEELEEFVNFERYRDLIKHRRRGFTDDEGLQHVYQELEAKFTTPFASDSNSQTQQPPASKGPYSQVGFSYDGDGKEETHFSDGDDSESEDEDDDDDEDFNSDDSNDEGMETIAKEFGVKRYGWLVYMDKKAKEEEKRQKEVIKGDPAIRKMSRKERRKASQIEREREREAARITGTRALHHDPYRESRRSPTYEAYSRSRRSRSTSRSYSPSHSRRYTRGGHLDEIHHSKSRTPKIEYITEFGGSYDRDEPKLGGYSPPLSPPSQADVLNRPSSGHILEALHIDPASGVSPDNDKSTKVSKPAVSASSGLAKLAKASTSGGPLKQQQGEKKETPQERLKRIMSKQLNKQIKKDTATEMAKKREQERHRQEKLAETNQLSRYRHRSHSRSRSPPRSSRSPSRSSRRYHSRSRSPSRSRTRTRSRSRSHSYSRSPRVRSRSRY, encoded by the exons ATGTGGCACGAAGCAAGAAGATCAGAGAAGAAAGTACACGACATGATGGACGCAGCTCGAAAGAGAGCACAACGACGAGCCGTCTTTTTGGCCAAGAGAAGAGGCGATCCAATGCAATCCATTCAACTTATTGGCAATCGATCTCGCATGTATCGTGACGATGGTCTCTATCAAGCCACACATGACCAGCAAGGCCT GATACCTTGGAATGGAAAGCAGGATGTTCTTATTGACAG ATTTGATGGCCGTGCTTTACTTGATTTTATACGGGAGTCTGGGACCCGACGGGCCCTGCAGAAAtcggaagaagaagaagaacttgAAGAGTTTGTTAATTTTGAGCGTTATCGGGATTTAATTAAGCATCGACGTAGAGGAT TTACTGATGATGAGGGTTTGCAGCATGTATATCAAGAGCTTGAGGCAAAGTTTACCACTCCGTTTGCTTCAGACAG TAATTCTCAGACACAACAACCTCCCGCTAGCAAAGGTCCTTATTCCCAAGTTGGGTTTTCTTATGATGGGGATGGAAAAGAGGAAACACATTTTTCAGATGGTGATGACAGTGAAagtgaagatgaagatgatgacgatgatgaagATTTTAATAGCGATGACAGCAATGATGAAGGAATGGAAACAATAGCAAAAGAATTTGGAGTGAAAAGGTATGGCTGGCTTGTTTACATGGATAAAAaggcaaaagaagaagagaaaagacaGAAGGAAGTTATCAAAGGCGATCCTGCAATT AGGAAAATGAGTCGCAAGGAAAGAAGGAAAGCTTCTCAGATAGaaagggaaagagagagagaagctgcTAGAATAACAGGAACAAGAGCGCTGCATCATGATCCCTACCG TGAATCTAGACGAAGTCCAACTTATGAAGCTTATTCTCGCTCCAGAAG GTCGAGATCCACATCACGCTCATATTCACCATCACATTCTAGGCGTTATACTCGTGGAGGGCATCTTGATGAAATTCACCATAGTAAATCAAGGACTCCTAAGATAGAATACATCACCGAATTTGGGGGCTCTTATGACAGGGACGAGCCAAAGCTTGGAGGATATTCTCCACCACTATCTCCTCCATCACAGGCTGATGTGCTGAACCG GCCGTCATCTGGTCACATACTTGAGGCATTGCATATTGATCCTGCATCTGGTGTATCCCCTGATAATGATAAGAGCACAAAAGTATCAAAACCAGCAGTAAG CGCATCATCTGGATTAGCAAAATTAGCGAAGGCAAGTACTTCTGGGGGTCCTTTGAAGCAGCaacaaggagagaaaaaagaaactcCTCAGGAGAGACTCAAAAGGATAATGAGCAAGCAGCTAAACAAACAAA TAAAAAAAGATACTGCTACTGAAATGGCCAAGAAACGAGAGCAGGAGCGCCATAGGCAAGAGAAACTTGCAGAAACAAATCAATTGAGTCGATATAGACATCGCAGCCATAGCAGGAGTCGTTCTCCGCCAAG GTCCAGTAGAAGTCCAAGTAGAAGCTCTCGAAGATATCATTCCCGCTCCCGCTCTCCATCCCGGTCCCGAACACGCACCCGCTCCCGCTCCCGCTCACACTCTTATTCCCGCTCACCAAG GGTAAGAAGCCGATCAAGATACTGA
- the LOC118047854 gene encoding uncharacterized protein, with amino-acid sequence MVDVDRRMTGLNPAHIAGLRRLSARAAAPSTTTTLPPRNSLLSFSSLADKVITHLRSSGIQVQPGLTESEFARSEAEFGFAFPPDLHAVLSAGLPVGPGFPDWRSAGARLHLRASLDLPIAAICFQIARNTLWSKSWGPRPSDPEKALRVARNSLKRAPLLIPIFNHCYIPCQPSLAGNPVFFIDESRIFCCGLDLSDFFDRESLFRSSESHPIIIKKQKSVSEKSTGLSNNLSRKSLDTGLVNGSRTPRWVEFWSDAAVDRRRRNSASSSSGSSSPERFFEMRRSEIPKWVGDYIEKIGSVLREGGWKESDIEEMVEVSASGFFEGEMVILDNQAVLDALLLKVDRFSDSLRKAGWSSEEVSDALGFDFRPEKERKPVKKLSPELVEKIGKLAESVSR; translated from the coding sequence ATGGTAGACGTGGACCGGAGAATGACCGGCCTAAACCCGGCCCATATCGCCGGCTTACGCCGTCTCTCAGCTCGAGCAGCTGCCCCATCAACAACCACCACACTCCCACCTCGCAACAgcctcctctctttctcttcattaGCTGATAAAGTAATTACCCACTTGCGCAGTTCTGGCATCCAAGTCCAACCTGGTCTTACAGAATCTGAATTCGCCCGATCCGAGGCTGAATTCGGCTTTGCTTTCCCTCCTGACCTCCACGCCGTCCTCTCTGCTGGCCTCCCTGTCGGCCCAGGATTCCCTGACTGGCGCTCTGCTGGTGCCCGCCTCCACCTACGCGCCTCCCTTGACCTCCCAATCGCTGCTATTTGCTTCCAAATTGCCCGAAACACTCTTTGGTCGAAATCTTGGGGTCCGAGGCCATCCGACCCGGAAAAGGCTTTACGAGTCGCGAGAAACTCACTTAAAAGAGCCCCTCTTTTGATTCCCATTTTTAACCATTGTTACATTCCTTGTCAGCCATCCCTAGCGGGTAATCCCGTTTTCTTTATCGACGAAAGTCGGATCTTTTGTTGCGGGTTGGATCTATCAGATTTCTTTGACCGTGAATCTCTCTTCCGGAGCTCCGAATCTCATCcgattatcataaaaaaacagaagtCTGTTAGTGAGAAATCTACTGGGTTATCCAACAATCTGTCGCGGAAGAGTTTGGATACGGGTCTGGTAAACGGGTCGAGGACACCGAGATGGGTAGAGTTTTGGAGTGACGCCGCGGTGgacaggaggaggaggaattcAGCGTCGTCCTCCTCGGGATCTTCGTCCCCGGAACGGTTTTTTGAGATGAGAAGATCCGAAATACCGAAATGGGTGGGGGATTATATAGAGAAAATCGGGTCGGTTTTGAGAGAAGGCGGGTGGAAGGAGTCCGACATAGAGGAAATGGTTGAGGTATCAGCGTCGGGTTTTTTTGAGGGTGAAATGGTAATTTTAGACAATCAAGCGGTCCTGGATGCTTTGCTTTTGAAAGTGGATCGGTTTTCGGACTCTCTACGTAAAGCCGGGTGGAGCTCCGAGGAAGTGTCGGATGCTCTGGGGTTTGATTTTAGACCGGAGAAGGAGAGGAAACCGGTTAAAAAATTGTCGCCTGAACTTGTTGAGAAAATTGGGAAATTGGCTGAGTCGGTCTCCCGGTGA
- the LOC118047855 gene encoding zeaxanthin epoxidase, chloroplastic isoform X2 produces MASSTLFGNTLTAISSRTHFPTPIFSNNSLEFLSSTHSNYNFKTKTSTSAKKLKVKDVVTEAPAVSKSEGKQSEQRKLKVLVAGGGIGGLVFALAAKKKGFDVMVFEKDLSAVRGEGQYRGPIQIQSNALAALEAIDLDVAEEVLRAGCITGDRINGLVDGVSGTWYVKFDTFTPAAERGLPVTRVISRMTLQQILARSVGDDMILNDSNVVSFQDDGDKVTVVLENGQQYEGDLLVGADGIWSKVRKNLFGPKEPVYSGYTCYTGIADFVPVDIETVGYRVFLGHKQYFVSSDVGAGKMQWYAFHKEPPGGMDAPHGKKDRLLKIFEGWCDNVIDLLLTTNEDAILRRDIYDREPIITWGKGRVTLLGDSVHAMQPNMGQGGCMAIEDSYQLASELERAWKQSIESGTPVDVISSLRSYENARRLRVAIIHGMARMAAIMASTYKAYLGVGLGPLSFLTNFRIPHPGRVGGRFFIDIAMPVMLDWVLGGNSSKLEGRSLSCRLSDKANDQLRRWFVDDDALERSLNGEWFLLPCGNDAVASQPIGLSRDENKPCVVGSVSQEDFPGMSIVIPAPQVSKTHARITCKDGAFYLIDLRSEHGTFITDIEGRRYRAPPNFPTRFHPSDMIEFGSDKKVIFRVKVMRSLIFTCTVIYTAIIRCSEQCHSAAIFTL; encoded by the exons ATGGCATCCTCAACTTTGTTTGGCAACACTTTAACAGCTATTTCTTCAAGAACCCACTTTCCAACCCCAATCTTTAGCAACAACTCACTAGAATTCTTGTCTTCCACACACTCTAACTACAACTTCAAAACCAAGACAAGTACTAGTGCTAAGAAATTGAAAGTGAAAGATGTAGTGACTGAGGCACCTGCTGTGAGTAAATCAGAAGGGAAACAATCAGAGCAAAGAAAGTTAAAGGTTCTGGTTGCTGGAGGTGGGATTGGAGGGCTGGTTTTTGCATTGGCAGCAAAAAAGAAAGGGTTTGATGTGATGGTTTTTGAGAAGGATTTGAGTGCAGTAAGAGGAGAAGGACAATATAGAGGTCCAATTCAGATACAGAGCAATGCATTAGCTGCTTTGGAAGCTATTGATTTAGATGTTGCTGAGGAGGTTTTGAGAGCTGGGTGTATCACTGGTGATAGGATTAATGGACTTGTTGATGGGGTCTCTGGTACTTG GTATGTCAAGTTTGATACCTTCACTCCTGCAGCAGAACGAGGGCTTCCGGTCACAAGAGTTATTAGCCGAATGACTTTGCAGCAAATCCTAGCTCGTTCAGTTGGAGATGATATGATTCTTAATGATAGTAATGTTGTTAGTTTTCAGGATGATGGGGATAAG GTCACTGTGGTGCTCGAGAATGGGCAACAATACGAAGGCGATCTTCTAGTTGGTGCTGATGGAATATGGTCAAAG GTGAGGAAGAACTTATTCGGCCCCAAGGAACCAGTGTACTCAGGCTATACATGTTATACCGGTATAGCAGATTTTGTGCCTGTTGATATTGAGACTGTTGG gtaTCGTGTATTTTTGGGTCACAAACAATACTTCGTTTCTTCAGACGTGGGTGCTGGAAAGATGCAGTGGTATGCATTTCACAAGGAACCACCTGGTGGCATGGATGCCCCCCATG GTAAAAAGGACAGGCTCTTGAAAATATTTGAGGGTTGGTGTGATAATGTGATAGATTTGCTACTGACCACAAATGAAGATGCCATTCTTCGACGTGACATTTATGACAGGGAACCCATTATTACATGGGGAAAGGGCCGTGTGACCTTGCTTGGGGATTCTGTCCATGCCATGCAACCGAATATGGGTCAAGGGGGATGCATGGCCATTGAG GATAGCTACCAACTCGCATCGGAACTTGAGAGAGCATGGAAACAAAGCATTGAATCAGGAACCCCTGTTGATGTTATTTCGTCACTAAGGAG CTATGAGAATGCTAGAAGACTTCGAGTTGCTATTATTCATGGAATGGCAAGAATGGCAGCAATTATGGCTTCAACATACAAGGCGTATCTGGGTGTAGGACTTGGTCCACTGTCG TTCTTGACAAATTTTCGGATACCTCACCCAGGAAGAGTCGGAGGCAGGTTTTTTATTGACATAGCAATGCCTGTAATGCTTGATTGGGTATTGGGCGGAAATAG TTCAAAACTTGAAGGGAGGTCTCTGAGTTGCCGACTCTCAGACAAA GCCAATGACCAGTTGCGAAGATGGTTTGTAGATGATGATGCCCTAGAGCGTTCTCTTAATGGAGA GTGGTTTCTTTTACCATGTGGAAATGATGCTGTTGCTTCACAACCTATTGGTTTAAGTAGGGATGAGAACAAACCCTGTGTGGTTGG GAGTGTCTCACAAGAGGATTTTCCGGGAATGTCCATAGTGATACCTGCACCGCAG GTTTCAAAAACACATGCTCGTATAACTTGTAAAGATGGTGCATTTTACTTGATTGATTTGCGCAGTGAGCATGGTACCTTTATCACAGA TATTGAGGGGAGACGGTATAGGGCACCTCCAAATTTTCCAACCCGATTCCATCCATCGGACATGATTGAGTTTGGTTCAGACAAGAAG GTAATATTTCGAGTAAAGGTGATGAG GTCATTGATTTTTACTTGCACAGTAATTTATACAGCAATTATTCGGTGCAGTGAGCAATGTCATTCTGCTGCCATTTTTACACTCTAG
- the LOC118047855 gene encoding zeaxanthin epoxidase, chloroplastic isoform X1, with amino-acid sequence MASSTLFGNTLTAISSRTHFPTPIFSNNSLEFLSSTHSNYNFKTKTSTSAKKLKVKDVVTEAPAVSKSEGKQSEQRKLKVLVAGGGIGGLVFALAAKKKGFDVMVFEKDLSAVRGEGQYRGPIQIQSNALAALEAIDLDVAEEVLRAGCITGDRINGLVDGVSGTWYVKFDTFTPAAERGLPVTRVISRMTLQQILARSVGDDMILNDSNVVSFQDDGDKVTVVLENGQQYEGDLLVGADGIWSKVRKNLFGPKEPVYSGYTCYTGIADFVPVDIETVGYRVFLGHKQYFVSSDVGAGKMQWYAFHKEPPGGMDAPHGKKDRLLKIFEGWCDNVIDLLLTTNEDAILRRDIYDREPIITWGKGRVTLLGDSVHAMQPNMGQGGCMAIEDSYQLASELERAWKQSIESGTPVDVISSLRSYENARRLRVAIIHGMARMAAIMASTYKAYLGVGLGPLSFLTNFRIPHPGRVGGRFFIDIAMPVMLDWVLGGNSSKLEGRSLSCRLSDKANDQLRRWFVDDDALERSLNGEWFLLPCGNDAVASQPIGLSRDENKPCVVGSVSQEDFPGMSIVIPAPQVSKTHARITCKDGAFYLIDLRSEHGTFITDIEGRRYRAPPNFPTRFHPSDMIEFGSDKKVIFRVKVMRSPPKISEKDEGQVLQSV; translated from the exons ATGGCATCCTCAACTTTGTTTGGCAACACTTTAACAGCTATTTCTTCAAGAACCCACTTTCCAACCCCAATCTTTAGCAACAACTCACTAGAATTCTTGTCTTCCACACACTCTAACTACAACTTCAAAACCAAGACAAGTACTAGTGCTAAGAAATTGAAAGTGAAAGATGTAGTGACTGAGGCACCTGCTGTGAGTAAATCAGAAGGGAAACAATCAGAGCAAAGAAAGTTAAAGGTTCTGGTTGCTGGAGGTGGGATTGGAGGGCTGGTTTTTGCATTGGCAGCAAAAAAGAAAGGGTTTGATGTGATGGTTTTTGAGAAGGATTTGAGTGCAGTAAGAGGAGAAGGACAATATAGAGGTCCAATTCAGATACAGAGCAATGCATTAGCTGCTTTGGAAGCTATTGATTTAGATGTTGCTGAGGAGGTTTTGAGAGCTGGGTGTATCACTGGTGATAGGATTAATGGACTTGTTGATGGGGTCTCTGGTACTTG GTATGTCAAGTTTGATACCTTCACTCCTGCAGCAGAACGAGGGCTTCCGGTCACAAGAGTTATTAGCCGAATGACTTTGCAGCAAATCCTAGCTCGTTCAGTTGGAGATGATATGATTCTTAATGATAGTAATGTTGTTAGTTTTCAGGATGATGGGGATAAG GTCACTGTGGTGCTCGAGAATGGGCAACAATACGAAGGCGATCTTCTAGTTGGTGCTGATGGAATATGGTCAAAG GTGAGGAAGAACTTATTCGGCCCCAAGGAACCAGTGTACTCAGGCTATACATGTTATACCGGTATAGCAGATTTTGTGCCTGTTGATATTGAGACTGTTGG gtaTCGTGTATTTTTGGGTCACAAACAATACTTCGTTTCTTCAGACGTGGGTGCTGGAAAGATGCAGTGGTATGCATTTCACAAGGAACCACCTGGTGGCATGGATGCCCCCCATG GTAAAAAGGACAGGCTCTTGAAAATATTTGAGGGTTGGTGTGATAATGTGATAGATTTGCTACTGACCACAAATGAAGATGCCATTCTTCGACGTGACATTTATGACAGGGAACCCATTATTACATGGGGAAAGGGCCGTGTGACCTTGCTTGGGGATTCTGTCCATGCCATGCAACCGAATATGGGTCAAGGGGGATGCATGGCCATTGAG GATAGCTACCAACTCGCATCGGAACTTGAGAGAGCATGGAAACAAAGCATTGAATCAGGAACCCCTGTTGATGTTATTTCGTCACTAAGGAG CTATGAGAATGCTAGAAGACTTCGAGTTGCTATTATTCATGGAATGGCAAGAATGGCAGCAATTATGGCTTCAACATACAAGGCGTATCTGGGTGTAGGACTTGGTCCACTGTCG TTCTTGACAAATTTTCGGATACCTCACCCAGGAAGAGTCGGAGGCAGGTTTTTTATTGACATAGCAATGCCTGTAATGCTTGATTGGGTATTGGGCGGAAATAG TTCAAAACTTGAAGGGAGGTCTCTGAGTTGCCGACTCTCAGACAAA GCCAATGACCAGTTGCGAAGATGGTTTGTAGATGATGATGCCCTAGAGCGTTCTCTTAATGGAGA GTGGTTTCTTTTACCATGTGGAAATGATGCTGTTGCTTCACAACCTATTGGTTTAAGTAGGGATGAGAACAAACCCTGTGTGGTTGG GAGTGTCTCACAAGAGGATTTTCCGGGAATGTCCATAGTGATACCTGCACCGCAG GTTTCAAAAACACATGCTCGTATAACTTGTAAAGATGGTGCATTTTACTTGATTGATTTGCGCAGTGAGCATGGTACCTTTATCACAGA TATTGAGGGGAGACGGTATAGGGCACCTCCAAATTTTCCAACCCGATTCCATCCATCGGACATGATTGAGTTTGGTTCAGACAAGAAG GTAATATTTCGAGTAAAGGTGATGAGGTCTCCTCCAAAGATTTCAGAGAAGGATGAGGGTCAAGTTCTTCAGTCAGTATAA